GCGCCTGCGCCATCGGCTGTTTGCCGGCGGCTGGGGGCCGGTGCTGACCCGGGAGTTGTTTGACCGGGGCCACGCGGCGGCGGTGCTGCCCTACGATCCGGTGCGCGATGAGGTGGTGCTGGTGGAGCAGTTTCGCGTGGGTGCCATTCATCACCACGACTCTCCCTGGTTGCTGGAAATTGTGGCCGGCATCGTCGAGCCCGGTGAATCGGAAGAGGCGGTGGTGCGCCGGGAAGCGCAAGAAGAAGCCGGACTTACCCTGGGACGGCTGACCCGGGCGCTGGGTTATTTTTCCAGCCCGGGCGGTTGCAGCGAACGCATTACCGTGTTTGTGGGCGAGGTGGATGCGACCCAGGCTGCAACTCATGCGGGGCTGAGTGAAGAAGGAGAAGACATTCGCGTGCACCGGCTGCCCAGAGAGCAGGCGATGCAATGGCTGGCGGATGGTAGAATAGATAACGCCGCCAGCGTGATCGCCCTGCAATGGCTGGCATTGCATCGTGAGACCGGACTCTGGACATAGCCCGGCCCGTACAAGACGAGGAGACACACTTGGTTTTCACTACCACCCGCAAGCATGTGCCGGATCTCAAGGGGTTGCAGCGTACCTGCGACACCAACTACATGGCGCTGATGAAACTGCTGCCCAGCGAGGCGCGGGTGGGAGAGAGCCTGTCGGTGGGCATCAGCGAGCGGGTGCTGTTTGTGCTCAGGGTACTGGAAACGGCGCCCTATACCTGGCATGTGTCCATTGAGCAGTGCACTCCCGGCCTGCCGGTGTTTATGCGCATGAAGGTGCGGGTGCGGCTCTATCACGATGTACGAATGGCTGAAGTGTGTGCAAGCCAGCAGATTTCCACCCTGCAGCCAAGTTATGATTACCCCAATAAAAACATGCATCACCGTAACGAAAAGGAACAGGTCAACTTCTTTCTTGCCGAATGGCTGAGATGTTGCCTGCAACACGGATTCAGCACGGTTAAACAGCTTTGAGCGAGGCAATGACGCTTTCCACCCTTCCCCTTGGAGCCCATGCCGACAACGGCGTACTTGAGCTTTCCCAGATCACCGATACTCACCTGTTTGCCGACAAGAACGGCGATCTGCTGGGGGTGCCCACCTGGCACAGCTGTCGGGCGGTGGTGAATGCCATGAAGGAAGAGCTGGCTGGCTGTGACGCCATTCTGGCCACCGGTGACCTGTCCCAGGATCAGAGTGCCGAGTCCTATCGCCATTTTGTGGCCATGATGGCCGAGCTGACGCCGCCGGTGTTCTGGCTGCCCGGCAATCACGACGAGGCGCCGGTGATGCAGGCCGAGCTGGATGCAGCCGGCATCAACCAGGCCAAGCATTTGCTGGGCGAGCACTGGCAGGTGTTGCTGCTCGACACTCAGGCCGAAGGGGAAACCTGCGGCCGGCTGAGCGAGCACCAGCTGGCGCTGCTGGATGCGGCCATTGATACCTACCCCAACCATCACCTGCTGCTGGCGGTGCATCACCAGGCGGTGCCGGTGGGCTGCGCCTGGCTGGATCAGCACAATCTGCGCAATGCCGATGCCCTCACGATCCGGCTGGCGCGCCACCGGGCCAGCAGCGTGGTGTTGTGCGGCCATGTGCACCAGGGCTTTGATGAAGTACGGGGCGGCATTCGCTATCTGGCCAGCCCCTCCACCTGCATTCAGTTCAAGCCGCTGTCCGACGATTTTGCCCTGGACTATATGGCCCCGGGCTGGCGCCAGCTGTCGCTGTATCCGGATGGCCGGCTCGGCACGCGGGTATGGCGGCTGCCGCCCAATGCCTTTGTGCCCGACTTCAGCGCCAGGGGGTACTGATAATGGCGACCCTGCTTTATCTGCATGGCTTCAACTCGTCTCCCAATTCCATCAAGGCCCGGCTGATGCGGGAGCACCTGCAACAGCACAGGCCCGACATTGAACTGATCTGCCCGCAGCTGGCGGCCACGCCGGCTGCGGCCTGGGAGCAGATTGCGTCCATTTGTGACCAACAGCGTGTTCCCTTCGGTGTGGTGGGGTCGTCCCTGGGTGGCTTCTGGGCCACCCGGGTGGCGGAGCACTACGGCGTGCGCGCTGTGGTGGTGAACCCGGCGGTGAACCCCCATGTATTACTGGCCGACTGGCTGGGGGAGCAGGTGAATCCCTACACCCACGAGCGCTACACATTGACCGAGCGGCATATGGCCGAGCTGGCCGAGCTCAGAGTGAATGATCCGACCTGCCTGGACCGCATCTGGCTGCTGCAACAGCAGGGCGACGAGGTGCTCGACTACCGGGAGGCCCTTGATTACTACCACTTCGCCCGGGTCTGCATTCAGAAGGGCGGCGATCACGCCTTTATCGGCTTTGAGCACTACTGCGCTCAGATCATCCGTTTTCTTCAGCTGTAAGCCACTCTCGTTCCCACGCTCCGCGTGGGAATGCATATTGTCATTAATCTGGCCCCGCTGTGAAGCGTGTCGGCGCAGGTAACCCTGCTGATGCTTTACATGGCGCCATTTGCATCCCGCTTCCCGCAATGGGCTTCGAGTAGTAAGATCCGGCAATAACCCCAGATTACCGAAGGTCAACATGACATCGAGTCAATATACTGCCGACGCCATTGAGGTGCTCAATGGCCTGGAGCCGGTGCGACGTCGCCCCGGCATGTATACGGACACCGCCCGCCCCAACCACCTTGGCCAGGAAGTCATCGACAACAGCGTGGACGAAGCCCTGGCCGGTCATGCCCGCAAGGTGGAAGTGATCCTGCATGAGGATCAGTCCCTGGAGGTGATCGACGACGGTCGCGGCATGCCGGTGGACATTCATCCGGAAGAGGGCATTTCCGGGGTGGAGCTGATCTTCAGCAAACTGCATGCCGGCGGCAAGTTTTCCAACAAGAACTATCAGTTCTCCGGCGGCCTGCACGGGGTAGGCATTTCCGTGGTCAATGCCCTCAGTTCGCGGGTGGAGGTCACCGTGCGCCGGGGCGGCCAGGTGTTTGAAATGGCCTTTGAACATGGCAACAAGGTGAGTGAACTCGCGGTCACCGGCACCTGCGGCCAGCGCAATACCGGCACCCGGGTGCGGTTCTGGCCCGATGGCAGCTACTTCGACTCACCCAGGTTTTCCGCTTCCCGGCTCAGGCACCTGCTGCGGGCCAAGGCGGTGCTGTGCCCCGGGCTCACCATTCGCTTTGACGACAAGGCCAATAACGAAACCCTGGAGTGGTGCTATGAGGACGGCCTGAAGGACTATCTGGTGGAAGCGGTCAAGGACTCCCCCTGCCTGCCGGAAGCGCCCTTTACCGGCAGCTTCTCCGCCGAACACTCGGCGGCGGACTGGGCCCTGTGCTGGCTGCCGGAGGGCGGCGAGACCCTGGGGGAAAGTTACGTCAACCTGATCCCCACCGCCCAGGGCGGCACCCACGTTAATGGCCTGCGCCAGGGCCTGCTGGATGCCATGCGCGAGTTCTGCGAATTCCGCAACCTGCTGCCCCGGGGCGTCAAGCTGACCCCGGACGACATCTGGGAGCGCTGTGCCTACATTCTGTCGGTGAAAATTCAGGATCCCCAGTTTGCCGGCCAGACCAAGGAGCGGCTGTCGTCCCGTCAGTGCGCGGCCTTTGTCTCCGGGGTGGTGAAAGACGCCTTCAGCCTGTGGCTGAACCAGCATATCGAGCTGGCCGAGCAACTGGCCGATCTGTGCATCAGCAGCGCCCAGCGCCGGCTGCGTCAGGCCAAAAAGGTGGTGCGCAAAAAGGTGACCCAGGGGCCGGCGCTGCCCGGCAAGCTCACCGACTGTGCCTGCTCCGATCCGCTGCAGGGCGAGCTGTTCCTGGTGGAAGGGGACTCCGCCGGCGGCAGCGCCAAGCAGGCCCGGGACCGGGAATTTCAGGCCATCATGCCCCTGCGTGGCAAGATCCTGAACACCTGGGAAGTGGAGTCCGGCCAGGTGCTGGCGTCTCAGGAAGTACACGACATTTCGGTGGCCATCGGTCTGGATCCGGACTCGGACGATCTGTCCGGCCTGCGCTACGGCAAAATCTGTATTCTCGCCGACGCCGACTCCGACGGCCTGCACATCGCCACCCTGCTGTGCGCCCTGTTCGTGCGTCACTTCCGCCATCTGGTGGCGGCGGGACACGTGTTCGTGGCCATGCCGCCGCTGTACCGCATCGACGTGGGCAAGGAAGTGTTCTACGCCCTGGATGAAGACGAGCGCGACGGCGTGCTGGAGCGCATTCGCGCCGAGAAGAAAAAGGGCAAGGTGCAGGTTACCCGCTTCAAGGGCCTGGGCGAGATGAACCCCAAACAGCTGCGGGAAACCACCCTGGATCCCAATACCCGCCGGCTGGTGCAGCTGACCGTGGACGATGCCGAGGCCACCGAAAAGCTGATGGACATGCTGCTGGCCAAGAAGCGTGCCGGCGATCGCCGGGAATGGCTGGAAACCAAGGGCAATATGGTCGACCCCCTGGCCTGAGGATAACAATACAATGAGCAATCAAGACTTTACCATGGAAGGGGTGGAGCGCCTGCCGCTGCACACCTTTACCGAGCAGGCCTACCTCAACTACTCCATGTACGTGATCATGGACCGGGCACTGCCGCACATCGGCGACGGCCTCAAGCCGGTTCAGCGCCGTATTATTTACGCCATGAGCGAGCTGGGGCTGTCGGCCCTGGCCAAGCACAAGAAATCCGCCCGTACCGTGGGCGACGTGCTGGGTAAATATCACCCCCACGGCGACTCCGCCTGCTACGAAGCCATGGTGCTGATGGCCCAGCCCTTCTCCTACCGCTACCCGCTGGTGGACGGCCAGGGCAACTGGGGGGCGCCGGACGATCCCAAGTCGTTCGCCGCCATGCGCTATACCGAGGCGCGGCTGTCGCGCTTCTCCGAGCTGCTGCTGAGTGAACTGGGCCAGGGCACGGTGGAGTGGATCCCCAACTTCGACGGCACCATGAAGGAGCCGCGCATGCTGCCGGCCCGGCTGCCGCACATACTGCTGAACGGCGTCACCGGTATTGCCGTGGGCATGGCCACCGACATTCCGCCCCATAACGTGCGCGAGCTGGCCAGTGCCTGTGTGCATTTGCTGGACAACCCCAAGGCCACGGTCAGCGAGCTGATGGCCCATGTGGCCGGGCCCGATTACCCGACCCGGGCCGAGATCATCACTCCCAGGGCCGATATTCAGAAAATCTACGAAACCGGCAAGGGCAGCATCAGAATGCGCGCCGTCTACCATCAGGAGCAGGGGGACATCGTCATTACCGCGCTGCCCCATCAGGCCAGCGGCGCCAAAATTCTGGAGCAGATCGCCGGTCAGATGCAGGCCAAGAAACTGCCCATGGTGGCGGACCTGCGCGACGAGTCGGATCACGAGAACCCGACCCGGCTGGTGATCATTCCCAGATCCAACCGGGTGGACGTGGAGCAGCTGATGCAGCACCTGTTCGCCAGCACGGATCTGGAGAAGACCTACCGGGTCAACCTCAACATGCTGGGGCTGGATAACCGGCCCCAGGTGAAACCCCTTGATCGCATTCTGTCCGAATGGCTGCAGTTCCGCCGGGAAACCGTGCGCAACCGGCTGCAGCACCGGCTCGACAAGGTCGAAGCACGGCTGCATATTCTGGCCGGTCTGCTGATCGCTTTTCTCAATATCGATGAAGTGATTGAGATCATTCGCACCGAGGATGAGCCCAAGCCGGTGCTGATGGCCCGTTTCGGCCTCACCGAAACCCAGGCCGAGGCCATTCTCGAGCTGAAACTGCGCCACCTGGCCAAACTGGAAGAAATGAAGATCCGCGGCGAGCAGGACGAGCTGGCCGCCGAGCGGGACAAGCTGGCGCAGATTCTGGGATCCGAACGCCGGCTCAACACCCTGCTGAAAAAGGAAATTCTGGCGGACGCGGAGAAATACGGCGACGAGCGCCGCTCGCCGCTGGTGGAACGGGAAGAGGCGAAGGCCCTGAGCGAAAAGGAGCTGGTGCCGAGCGAGCCGGTGACCATAGTGCTGTCGGAAAAAGGCTGGATCCGCTCCGCCAAGGGCCATGAGGTGGACGGCGCCGGACTCAGCTACAAGGCCGGCGACGGTTTTCTCGATGCCGCCCCCGGGCGCAGCAACCAGATGGCGGTGTTCCTGTCGAACACCGGCCGGGCCTATGGCCTGGACGCCCACAGTCTGCCCTCGGCCCGGGGCCAGGGCGAGCCGCTCACCGGCCGCTGCAGCCTGAGCCCGGGGGAGCAGGCCCGCTTTGTGCTGGCCGGCGAGGAAGACCGGCTCTACCTGCTGGCCTCCGACGCCGGTTACGGCTTTGTCTGCCGCTACGGCGACATGGTCAGCCGCAACAAGAACGGCAAGGCGCTGCTGACGGTGCCCGCCGGTGGCGAGGTGCTGAAACCGGTGCCGGTGGCGCAGGTGGACAGCGAGCTGTGCCTGGTGGTGACCAACGAGGGCCGCATGCTGCTGTTTCCGCTCAAAGACCTGCCCATGCTGGCCAAGGGCAAGGGCAACAAGCTCATCGGCATTACCGGTGCCAAGGTGCAGGCCCGGGAAGACTTTATCAAGCAGCTGGCGGTGGTGCCGATCGGTGCCAGCGTGACCCTGCACGCCGGCAAGCGCAAGCTGACCCTCAAGCCCGCCGATCTGGCCCACTACCAGGGCGAGCGCGGCCGCCGCGGCGCCCTGCTGCCCCGCGGCTTGCAACGGGTGGACAGCCTGGAAATTGAATAAAAAACGTGAGGGGTGAGGCGAAAGGAGTGAGGTGATTCCCCCTCACTCCTCACCTTTTACCCCTCACATGCACTCTGCAGCTTTGCCACTATCGGGCGGTTGGCGGCGGGAAAGTCGTAGTGGTGCAGCTCGCTTACCGGCACCCAGCGGCTGGGCTGGCCCTCGCGGCCGTGGGGCTCGCCGGTAAAGGCGGTGACCCGGTGAATGTCGAGGGTCACTCGCTTGTCGCCGTAGTCGTGGTCAATGCGCATAAAGGGCGCGCAGGCGGTCACGGCAATGCCGATTTCCTCTTCCAGCTCCCGGGCCAGGGCCTGGGCCACGGTTTCGCCGGCCTCCACCTTGCCGCCGGGAAACTCCCATTTAAAGGCCTGGTGCTGGCTTTCGCCCCGGCGGCAGATAAAAATCTCGCCGGCGGCGTTTTCAATCACGCCCACCGCCACCAGTACGGATGTTTTAACCTCAGTACTCATTTTCGCCGTCCTGCTCCGGCAGCCAGGCGGGGTCGCCGGGAATGCGTTTTTCCTCGTCGGCCCATTCCCCCAGATCGATCAGCTGGCAGCGCTTGCTGCAAAAAGGACGAAAGGGGCTTTGTTCACCCCATTCCACGGACGCGCCGCAGGTGGGGCAGGGGACGGTAGTGATGTTGCTCATTTGATGTTCGCCAGTTCAAAGTCGATGTTGCCGATATCGGTGTTGCCCACCGGCATAAAACGAATGGTAAAGCGGTACTTGTTGCCGCTGACCACCGGATAGACCGGCTGCTCGCCGGGCAGGCGCAGCCGGATCATCTCGGTGTGCTCGGCGCTGTCCTGAAAGAAGCCGGCATTGGCCCGCTGAGTGGTGAACTGGCTGCTCTCCCGCCACAGGGTCAGCAGCAGGCTCAGGCCCTGTTGCAGCAGACCGAGTTGCTCCACCCAGGCGTTCAGATCCTGCTGCTGGCGCTCTGCCGGCTGGTGCAGCCAGTGGTGCAGCTGGGGCACGTCAAAGGCACAAAGG
The Oceanimonas pelagia genome window above contains:
- the nudF gene encoding ADP-ribose diphosphatase, which encodes MRNKNDARFGRQDMQVVAEETGYQGFFRLLKVRLRHRLFAGGWGPVLTRELFDRGHAAAVLPYDPVRDEVVLVEQFRVGAIHHHDSPWLLEIVAGIVEPGESEEAVVRREAQEEAGLTLGRLTRALGYFSSPGGCSERITVFVGEVDATQAATHAGLSEEGEDIRVHRLPREQAMQWLADGRIDNAASVIALQWLALHRETGLWT
- a CDS encoding DUF1249 domain-containing protein produces the protein MALMKLLPSEARVGESLSVGISERVLFVLRVLETAPYTWHVSIEQCTPGLPVFMRMKVRVRLYHDVRMAEVCASQQISTLQPSYDYPNKNMHHRNEKEQVNFFLAEWLRCCLQHGFSTVKQL
- the cpdA gene encoding 3',5'-cyclic-AMP phosphodiesterase, producing MTLSTLPLGAHADNGVLELSQITDTHLFADKNGDLLGVPTWHSCRAVVNAMKEELAGCDAILATGDLSQDQSAESYRHFVAMMAELTPPVFWLPGNHDEAPVMQAELDAAGINQAKHLLGEHWQVLLLDTQAEGETCGRLSEHQLALLDAAIDTYPNHHLLLAVHHQAVPVGCAWLDQHNLRNADALTIRLARHRASSVVLCGHVHQGFDEVRGGIRYLASPSTCIQFKPLSDDFALDYMAPGWRQLSLYPDGRLGTRVWRLPPNAFVPDFSARGY
- a CDS encoding YqiA/YcfP family alpha/beta fold hydrolase, with the protein product MMATLLYLHGFNSSPNSIKARLMREHLQQHRPDIELICPQLAATPAAAWEQIASICDQQRVPFGVVGSSLGGFWATRVAEHYGVRAVVVNPAVNPHVLLADWLGEQVNPYTHERYTLTERHMAELAELRVNDPTCLDRIWLLQQQGDEVLDYREALDYYHFARVCIQKGGDHAFIGFEHYCAQIIRFLQL
- the parE gene encoding DNA topoisomerase IV subunit B, with protein sequence MTSSQYTADAIEVLNGLEPVRRRPGMYTDTARPNHLGQEVIDNSVDEALAGHARKVEVILHEDQSLEVIDDGRGMPVDIHPEEGISGVELIFSKLHAGGKFSNKNYQFSGGLHGVGISVVNALSSRVEVTVRRGGQVFEMAFEHGNKVSELAVTGTCGQRNTGTRVRFWPDGSYFDSPRFSASRLRHLLRAKAVLCPGLTIRFDDKANNETLEWCYEDGLKDYLVEAVKDSPCLPEAPFTGSFSAEHSAADWALCWLPEGGETLGESYVNLIPTAQGGTHVNGLRQGLLDAMREFCEFRNLLPRGVKLTPDDIWERCAYILSVKIQDPQFAGQTKERLSSRQCAAFVSGVVKDAFSLWLNQHIELAEQLADLCISSAQRRLRQAKKVVRKKVTQGPALPGKLTDCACSDPLQGELFLVEGDSAGGSAKQARDREFQAIMPLRGKILNTWEVESGQVLASQEVHDISVAIGLDPDSDDLSGLRYGKICILADADSDGLHIATLLCALFVRHFRHLVAAGHVFVAMPPLYRIDVGKEVFYALDEDERDGVLERIRAEKKKGKVQVTRFKGLGEMNPKQLRETTLDPNTRRLVQLTVDDAEATEKLMDMLLAKKRAGDRREWLETKGNMVDPLA
- the parC gene encoding DNA topoisomerase IV subunit A; this translates as MSNQDFTMEGVERLPLHTFTEQAYLNYSMYVIMDRALPHIGDGLKPVQRRIIYAMSELGLSALAKHKKSARTVGDVLGKYHPHGDSACYEAMVLMAQPFSYRYPLVDGQGNWGAPDDPKSFAAMRYTEARLSRFSELLLSELGQGTVEWIPNFDGTMKEPRMLPARLPHILLNGVTGIAVGMATDIPPHNVRELASACVHLLDNPKATVSELMAHVAGPDYPTRAEIITPRADIQKIYETGKGSIRMRAVYHQEQGDIVITALPHQASGAKILEQIAGQMQAKKLPMVADLRDESDHENPTRLVIIPRSNRVDVEQLMQHLFASTDLEKTYRVNLNMLGLDNRPQVKPLDRILSEWLQFRRETVRNRLQHRLDKVEARLHILAGLLIAFLNIDEVIEIIRTEDEPKPVLMARFGLTETQAEAILELKLRHLAKLEEMKIRGEQDELAAERDKLAQILGSERRLNTLLKKEILADAEKYGDERRSPLVEREEAKALSEKELVPSEPVTIVLSEKGWIRSAKGHEVDGAGLSYKAGDGFLDAAPGRSNQMAVFLSNTGRAYGLDAHSLPSARGQGEPLTGRCSLSPGEQARFVLAGEEDRLYLLASDAGYGFVCRYGDMVSRNKNGKALLTVPAGGEVLKPVPVAQVDSELCLVVTNEGRMLLFPLKDLPMLAKGKGNKLIGITGAKVQAREDFIKQLAVVPIGASVTLHAGKRKLTLKPADLAHYQGERGRRGALLPRGLQRVDSLEIE
- the mutT gene encoding 8-oxo-dGTP diphosphatase MutT — its product is MSTEVKTSVLVAVGVIENAAGEIFICRRGESQHQAFKWEFPGGKVEAGETVAQALARELEEEIGIAVTACAPFMRIDHDYGDKRVTLDIHRVTAFTGEPHGREGQPSRWVPVSELHHYDFPAANRPIVAKLQSACEG
- the yacG gene encoding DNA gyrase inhibitor YacG; amino-acid sequence: MSNITTVPCPTCGASVEWGEQSPFRPFCSKRCQLIDLGEWADEEKRIPGDPAWLPEQDGENEY